The DNA window TCTGCGACGCACTCGGACGAGCAGGTAGAGCCTCGGATGCGCTGAAATGCCTGCGAGAGATGGAAGCAGACGGCATCGCGCCGAATGCCACAATCTACTCTTCGACCATCAGATCTTTGGCAGATGCCCATGAATCTTCTGCAGCAGAAGACCTGTACAACGAAGCATGGAAGAAAGGGATGCTGGGGGATCCGGACATGTTCCTGAAGGTGATCGTCATGCATGTTGAGGCCGGGAGAGTGGAGAAGACAATGGGAGTTGCCAAGGACATGAGGGAGACTGGTCTGAGGGTCACCGATTGTATCCTATCAACCATTGTCAATGGCTTTGTGAAGAGGAGAGGCCTCAAGCCGGCTATCAGAGCTTATGACAAGCTGATTGCTTTAGGATGTGAGCCTGGCCAGGTCACCTATGCATCAGTCATCAACGTTTACTGCCAGCTTGGGCGGAGCGACAGGGCGGAATCGGTCTTCTCGGAGATGATCGATCGAGGCTTTGACAAGTGTGTGGTTGCATATGGTAACATGATCTCCATGTATGGGAAGATCAGTAGAGCGTCGGACGCGATGAGGCTGCTTGCtgtgatgaagaagaagggGTGCGAGCCTAATATCTGGGTGTACAACTCCCTCCTGGACATGCACGGAAGACTCGGGAATTCGAGGCAGGCTGAGAAGATCTGGAAGGAGATGATGCGCCGCAAGATTCAGCCTGACAGGATCAGCTACACCGCGATCATCAACGCGTTCAACCGGTCGGGAGAACTGGACCGGTGCATGGATTTGTACCAGGAGTTCAGGGAGACAGGAGGAAAGGTGGACACGGCCCTGGCTGGGCTCATGGTAGGGGTGTTCTCTAAATGCAGCCGATTCAACGAGCTCATCGAGCTTCTGAAGGATATGCAAGGCACACGACTGGACAGGAGGCTGTACCTGACCGTGTTGAGGAGCCTCCGAGACGCCGGGCTGGAGGTCCATGTGAAGTGGCTCCAAACTAATTTCAGTTTCGTGGAAGAGAAAACCTGATGGATCCATGAGTTATCTGTGCTGTTCATCTTCAGCACCGAAGCATCGCGACGATCGGGTATCTGCAAAAGCATTGCTCTGTACATCGACAGAAAAAATGGGTAAATATTTGCTTGCCTCAATGCGCTTTGTCGAAACTATATGCTTATGCTGCTGGCTTCCAACCGCCACTGTAAATGTATTCTGGGAGATACACCTTTGTACCAGTAATGATCTGATTACAGATTTATTGGACAAGTTGCATTGCTTAGTAGATCTGCATTTGCCAGATTTATTGAACTCACTTGTAATATAGCCCTCTTCGGCAAATGTAACTTTTGCAGCAGTACTGAACTTTGTACATTTCTTCAGCGCTTAACATCTTTTCGAATCTCTGAGATAAGAAGTTGTCGGCGGTGTATATTTTCAGCGATTATGCTCATCTCCTTCTAGATTGATTCACCCACATCTTTCAGCCAAAACATCAGTATATTCTAGACCATCTAGTTTCTTTTGAATCTGTAGTCCGCACAGTTATTGTGGAATGGGCTGTGATCAACAAGAacaagtaaaaagaaaaaacagaagaaaaacatTCGAAGCCTTCACGCAGCTGGTGATTGGCACAGCAGATCGTCGCAACGACTGCAAACCATTTGACGGTATACCGGTTAACATGCCATGCTGATCGACACTGAACTCCTCATCGGAAGCAGATGGTTGCAAGCCATGGCTAGTACGTCACAGGCGACACGAGCATTCCCTTGTTACTGCCCGTGCACGTCGCCGTGTCAAAGCCCAAGCAGCCGCTGTTCGCTGCCGCCAGGAGCACCACATcttcgccgacgtcgtccgccTCCGTCCACCACCCATCAGAGCCTAGCCGGAAGACAGCCagctccccggcgccgccgccgccgctccacgtTGCCAACAGCAGCGGCTCGTGCCCACAACCACCACGGCGCTGGACGAGGCACCGGCCGTCCCACGTGTGCGCCAGGGCGTGGAGCCTGTCCCGGCGCGTGGGCACCTCACGCAGCGGCGAGACGAGGTCGAACACCGCGACGCGCCCGTGGTGGCTGACGAGGTGGAACAAGCCGCTCTGGCACGCCACGTCGACGGCCGCGAAGGCTCCCGCCGGGCACGCGAGGGGCGTCCACGACGCGTCCGTCGGCCTGCAGAAcaccgcctcctcgtcggcgccgaggaggaCAACCACCGTGCacccgccgtcgacgacggaCGGGTCCGACGACAGCGCAGCGACGCGCACCTCCCGCTGGAGCAGAGGGCGGCGCAGGCTGCGGTACGCGCAGTCCTCCCACCTCTCCCTCGCGCCGCGCTCCATGaaccgcggcggcgccagggcctcgccgcggcgcatCAGGGGCGGGAGCTGGACGCGCTCCCGCGTGGCCGGGTTGAGCAGCCACACGTCGGGCCACCGCTCGAGGACGAGCCAGCCGTGCGACGAGCCACAGCACCGCTTGCCTCTCGTGTCCGGCAGGTCAATCTCGTGCACGGTGCCGTCGGAGGCGTCCAAGAAGCCCCTGACGCAGCTCTCGCTGCATGGGTCGTAGGGGAGCATCAGCCATGGCGGCCTCGACCTTGGGCGCAAGAAAGATCTCCACGACTTGCacacggcgcggaggcggacgtAGTCCTTGATGCCAGCCGTCCTCTGCGCCACATTGTCCAGGAGATCGTCAGGAAGTTGAGCCCAACCGGAAGCCATTGAAGATTTGAAGCTGACTAGCTGAGCACTGCATTACTTGGTACTGTTGATGTAAGGAACCAGTTCCTTATAAGGAACCAATTCGTGACCGCTGTTTTGTCGAGGACATGATTTAATCTTGAAACAGACACGGTGCTGAGAAAACGTGAAACACCAATTTGGATGGCATGTTAGTGCTGCTATTTGTCGTTCGGCTTGTCAAAGACCAGTCGACGGAGTGGCGGCATTTCTTGGTTAGAGGATGCGTGTATATTTGCTCGACCGGCGCTGACTTGGCAGTGGGCTGCTCCCTCTCCCTCCGATAATAGTACGTGTCATTTTAGAAGCTGTGCAGTCAAGTATGAGATAACTTTGAtcataatctatctatctatctatctatctatttatctattatattattaaaggataGAAAAAAGAgcatccacgttcgctctcatggtctagaaattctcacattaatcggagaaaaagaaaagacagagtccatatagaaatacaatgtagaaatagctgaaattcggaattaaaaattaaggaatattagaagaggggACTAGTGTctatagaaatagctgaaattcagaattaaaaaataaggaatattagaagaggagactagagtccatatataaatacaattaggaaataatagaaattcggaattaaaaaataaagaatattagaagagaagactagagtctatataaaaatacaattaggaaataactgaaattcagaattaaaaataaggaatattagaagtagagtatagagtccacataatacaattaggaaacaatagaaattcggaattaaaaataaggaatattagaagagtagactagagtccatatagaaatacaattaggaaataatagaaattaagaattaaaaataaggaatattataagtagagtatatagtccatataggaatttaaaagtaactaaaattcggaatatgATCttgaaattctcacattaatcggagaaaaataaaaagcagagtccatatagaaatagaatttagaaatagctgaaattcggaattaaaaaataaggaatattagaagaggagactagagtccatatagaaatacaattaggaaataactgaaattaggaattaaaaataaggaatattagaagtagagtacacaggacatatagaaatacaattaagaaaaataaatagaaattcggaattaaaaaataaggaatattagaggtagagtatagagtccatataaaaatttaaaactaactaaaattcggaataaacataataaaatgaaaggtagtgtttagagtccgtataaaaatacaatttacaaataactaaaattcaaaattatgaaaaacatggcaagaagagtttaaagtcaatataggaatacaatttagaagtaactgaaattcagaattaaaaattaaagaatattgaaagatgagtttagagtccacatagaaatacaattaaaaataataaaaatttagaattaaaaaaagaaatattaacaGACGAGtcaagagtccatataggaatatatataatttacaaataactaaaatttgatattaaaaataattaataactaacacgtatataaaatacaaataaatattacacattagtagttttgtaaagttattgcaaaatttaaaattatgttgtcattgtaatatattttaataatataatgagaaaacatatatgctattatatgagaaaaaatataataatgctagccgcgcaatctgcgcgggccaccatgctagttatattattaaaacaggcTTGAAAGGAGACAACAtattcgctgtgggggctagaaattcccacattaatcggagaaaaagaaaagaattggaCCGTCTGATCACGGTGGGTCTAGATTATAACGGTGGAGATTAATACAACAAATATATAGAATAATAGAAGTACAATTGGTTTTCCATAGATAGATGAAGAGTTAGTATAGAAAAACAGATGATATGTAATTTTGACTAGAAtcggatttaatttttagatactATTAAAACAAAGTCGTAGCAGAGTTGGATTAGAGGCAGATATGGCTGCCGTACGTGTGTGAGTCGAGATTTCGCCTAAACCGAGTGGAATAATGATTACCCCTGGTCTCATGTATGCACACACAACAAACAAACCAGCCAATAAAGAAGTGGTGCATCAAGCTAAGCTAGCATGCTATTGGCCCATACATGCATGCTTATCTAACTTTGccattaaaattaaaatcgGATCCACTAACTGAAATCTCTCAACTCCTGTAAATTAGCCTCTCATCTACAAATATAAGCAACATTCCCTCCATATTAAAATATACGAAACATTATTAATTTTATTCCAACATTATTCTTTATAGGTATTTTAAATAttacaattttttatatattaatattatattctataatagaaatagtggtaaaAGTGGTAcgctataggaaaaaaaaagaaaatatgtagtgcaaaccacacatgtaatgaaaaaaaattaccgtTGGATGTAAAAATACCCATATtaatttaagaaaaagaaaaaagaggataCGTacgaatataatttagaaataactaattctcgaaattaaaaataatcaatattgaaagaagactacatataagaacccaatacgagattaattaaaattcgtaataaaataaaataaaatctaaaattagaaacaaataaaagaagttcaagtagaaatacaatttaaaaataactgaaactaggaattaaaaataagtaatattgaaagaaaagttCATATAAGAACAAAATACGAGATCAATTAAAATACAgaacagaaaataaaagaaatccaAAATTATAGTTTATATAGAACCCAATACAggataaattaaaattagaaataaaaaaataatccaacattagaaaataaaagaaaagaagagtttaagtaggaatacgatttaaaaataactgaaatttggaattaaaaataagcaatattgagaGAAAAGTTCAtataagaacacaatacgatcaattaaaatttggaataaaaaaggaaaatccaaaatcataaaataaaaatgagagtTAATACCATTTTGAaacaattgaaatttgaaataaaaataaggaatattaaaagaatagttcatatagaacacaatacgagactaattataatttgaaataaaaataaattatgaaattagaaaaagaaaaataagagttcaactaggaatacagtttataaataactaaaattcgtaataaaaaataaaaactgttGAAGAAGAGACCATCTTGAAAATATAAcggattaattaaaattccaaataaaaataaaataaattctaaaaatgtaaaagtaatTATAAgtgttcaagtaggaatataatttataaataaaaatatcagaatgaaaaatatgagattttcaaaaaaaaattcatctagAACACAGATGACAAATGATAATAAAGATGGGAGAAACAATAGGGCTGTAAGTCAGTAGAGTGGTGACGGTTAATAGGACATCAAAAAACTATTAACAAAACCCCgaaatagaatcccaatgacgattaaaaggacgTCCGATAGGCAGGCTGTTAAGTAACATGGTCATGACGGTTGGTAGGACTTctgaataataaaaaataaactccaacgataatcatgtttgattttaaagtCTCAATGACAGTAATAAGGGGAGGCAACGGGAAGCCGTAGAGGAATAAAGTGAAAAAGCCGCTGATGATTTAGTGGGACTTttataaagtaaaaaatgaacccaaacgataattatgatCGAATTTtaaaatcacaatgacaataaggAGAGGCAGCAGACGGATTGTAGGGGAGTACAGTGGCAGGGTTTgatgagacttctaaaaattacaaaaatgaaatccaatgagacaataaactctgaAAACTACAtgattcaatttttaaaggttccgagaatgaaaagaaatagtagtagatcgagcaagcaaaaaaGGAAGAGGGTGACAGAAGTAagaggtagcaactggtgtgacttataaaaactctaaaattagaaacactgggatgataaggttttggtcttttcaaagtcttaagacaacgagatagctatttaataaatgttaagtaaaatcatattaaagaTAGATAATTATGTATGCAATTGCGTGGAAAGTAAGAAAAAACCaataataatcatgttcgatttaaAAATCTCTATGACAATAGAGGGGAGCCAGCGGGCAAGCCAGAGAGGAGTACAGTAGCACAGGCGCTGGCAACCGAAACATgtaattatattcgatttttaaaatcgtAATGACAACAAAGAGAGGAGGCAACGGActggccgtagaggagtatagtgccattgtttgacgagacttctaaaaattataaaaatgaaacccaatggaacaataaactctaaaaactgtAAGGTCTAATTTTAAAGGTTACAAGAAGAATAAATAGAAACAGTAGTAAAttgagcaagaaaaaaaaaaagaaggggtaGAGGTAGCAACTGATGTGACTtttaaactataaaattagaaacatggggataataaggtttggtcttccaaaatcttaagacaacgagataactatttaataaattttaagtaaaaccatattaaaaatagataattatgtatggatgctagccgcgcaattgtgcGGGCCATCCAGctagtttttatttataatatggTTTATTGGGCACATAAATATGTTGTTACGAGAGTTTTCATAATAGCATTACagactactctctccatttcaggttaaagacgttttgattttggtaaaTGTCAAACTACTCTAGATTTGActaattctatataaaaaatagtaatatttacaacactagCATAATTTCATTAataaaatctataattgaataaattttcataatatatttgtcttgggttagtATTAcagactactccctccgttttaggttataagacgttttaactttgatcaaagttaaactactctAGGTTTGActaattctatagaaaaaaatagtaatatttacaacactagcataatttcattaattaaatctatatataagtagtaatatttttaacccaagacaaatatattatgaaaatttattcaattgtagatttaattaataaaattatgctagtgttgtaaatattactatttttctcTATATAATTAGTCAAACCTAcagtagtttgattttgaccaaagttaaaatgtATTACAACCTAAGACGGAGGGAGCAATAGTTatacagcttttttttttcatttatgcaaaagaaTTGAGTAGTCGGAGTTTGTGACAAGAGGTAAAGCTTGAGCAGACTTTGCTCTGAACTTGCAGTGGAACAATGAATTGTGCTGATGATTGAAAGTTCAAACCAAAATACAGAAGTTCAGACATGCAGCtgtgaaaagagaaaaagagagagagagagagagagagagagagagagagaatggtaCACGTGAATCCTGATAGCAGCTAGCGAGAAAATGGAAAATTGATATAGTCAGCGAAGGCGTGAACTCAACTAGAGTCCATACAAAATCAAAACgtttttttgctaaaaaaacgCAGGCAACCAAAACAGCAATAAGAAGCAAAACTCAACGGGCATCTGATAAGTGTCGGACATTTTGTGGAAAATGGGGATACATCAAGTGACTATCTATTACACATTGACCAAAAACATCAACTTGTATTACATAAAAACTTGGGTGTTCAATTGTTTTAAGATTCATGCAAATCACTCCAAaccctttttttaattattttttctttcctccCCACCACAGCACGAGGCGCTCAACATGATGACTCGACCCCGCCTCTCGTCTTCTCCATTTTTTCAGCGGCAAGGTAACCACCAGTCGCCGCCTCCTAACCACAAGTTTACTTTGCACTTGACACTAATGGAGTAATAGCAGCCCATGGCCCCTTCTCCATCAATGTGGCTTTGGCAACGCTGTTCACGCCTTGCCGTGCACTCACATCCCCCACCACGGGGGCCACTATCTTCTATAACCATCCCTATAAGGGTTTAAAGCACGAATTACGAAGTACATGTGGTGATCCAAAATCTATAAGATTTAAAGATGGATTTTTCATCGATGGAACGTAGCAATTCCGTGTCAATATACTCTTCATAAATCTAACAACGATGAACATAGTGAACAAAAAATTTCCTTTCGTCCCACATAACACAGATTTGTCAGGCTGATCTTGCTGTGTTATTTTTTCACACGATATTTAGCAGCTGCGGCCACTATTCGAGACATTTTCACCCCAAATCTCTCTAAAAGTCTTGAAATATTTACATAGCCCATGGGGCAAAGGAACATCGTCCATTTCACAACATTTCCTTGGTCATTTTCACTTCAAAACTGTAATTACAACCGTGTCACCTACTACTAATACTGCTTAGTGcttatgatgatgatgcttgACATGAGTGCGTACACGAACCTCGCGGGCAAATCTCCTAAGCAAATAACAGAGCTTGCCCGGGCATCCCTTCCGGCCTCGGCgagatcgccgccgtcgccggcgaacgCGTCCTCCTGCTCGCGCCGAGCACGGACAGCTGTCCTCCCTTGGACACCTTCTTGAAGGACGCGGCGCTGGCATTGCCGCAGAGCGGCCGCGGCGAAAGGCGGCCACGGCGGTGCGCGTCCTGCAGCCCGAGCCCGACGCCGCAGCTGCGCGACGTCTTGAGGCGCTTCCTCATCGGCTTCGCCATGTCCTCCaggccgcccaccgccgccagcgacgCGAACGACTGCGACTTGCCGTCGAAGAACTTGGAGAGCCCCCTCCTGCAACACAAACGGAGCAAGCACGCACGCCGATCAGATCACCAAAGCCCAAAAGTTGAAACCtctcgagcagcagcagcaagatccAGATGAAAGGGGGAGGGTGGGTGCAGGCACACGCACTTGAGCGGGAGCTCCGTCATGAGCGAGGACATCTCGAAGtggcccgccgccgacgatgacgaccCCGACGAGCTCGCGTCGTCGGCGAGCTCCATcccctccgacgacgacgaaagCGACAGCTCCGACTCAGACGGGCACCCGATgtcctcctcctgctcgtcgCACCTGATCATCCCTTCCCTCCGGGAGAACAACATGTACGCTTCCATTCCCGCACACGGATGACACTAACGAACGCACGGACCAACGATGATCGACGATACGCAGCAATGAAAAATGGCGTGAGGCGAGATgggaagaggaggtggaggacgcGAACTATAAAGGTAACGGAAGTAGGAGGATAAGAATGACGACGAGGGCTACTCGGGCTCGAgcagagagaggaaggaaaggaaaggaaagcgCGCGAGACGGGATAAAGAAGCCGTCAGCTCGTGGAAGAAAAATATACAAATTCGGTGTGATTATCCGTCTCGTCGTCGGATCGGTCACCATTCTGATCTCCTGTGTCTCTATCCTTTTcgctgctctttttttttcttttccttcttgtcTCATGGGAAGTGGAGTGGGGTCACACTGGGTTGAGGAAGAGATAAGGCTTCCACATGGTTTCCTTGCACGGCTTCGCGTGGTACTCTGTTCCTGACTTCCATCCCTCAAAAGCGTACCGACCAGCCGAACACATCCGGTGGAGCCCGGATGGCATCTGCTTGCAGTTCAAGCAGTGGACCTGGACAATAAATACTTTTCTTTATATGTGACAAGTAGATCTAATGTTTAATTATCAAATATTGTACTCCGTACGATCAAGAGATTGGGTTGAATAACCCTATGTTTGTTTTCGTTTTAGAATCAACCGTGAAATTTGCTTAGGCAATGTTGCGTGGTTGCAGGAGCATCGCTTGCTttttaattaacatatattacTCACGCCCTCCGTATACCAAAATAACATTAGGGAAATGGGGCCTGATCAGCATATGGAGGTCAACACCGATAAGTAACTAGATTTCCATCAGAGCATATGGAGGTCAATACCCAAGTCGGCAGCagaaaacatgtttaaaaggGTATTATACCTGCCAGATCAGCATAGCGTGTCAAGAGCCAGCGGCACGATGAGATGTTCTCTCCGCGGCTGAAAATTGTCCCCTTGTCCATATCGAACTCTCACAGGCTGATGATGTGGCCCTCTGAGTGGTACATGGTCACCTACTaccggccattaattaatttgataatgtgagaTTTAAGACACTTCAGTACTTGACAAACATAAACCAACTTTTGTACACGTCCAAATTAGTGTATACAAgttaacttattttaggatggagtcTATTTCGGATTCGTATGTataagttggtttattttgacaCGGAGTATCAACGGAGCATGACACAACACTATTTAATTTCTGTATAAATTTTAATAGCGTTGTAATATAGAAATTACacgttcgttaaaaaaaataaatacagaaATAAGGTCAGGTTGAATATTATGGGCCCAAAACTGCTCATTGACCATTGGGCCATAACTGTATCTGTAGTGTTTCTACAGGAGgagtaagttcactttaggtcctttaGTTTGTTGCTCGGTCTGAAATTCATACTTAAACCGCAACACCAGATATGATAGTCCTTAATTCTCAAAACCAGTATAAATAAGATTGTGTATGTGTATAGGTGTGAGTGTGCGTGCAAACATCtgtgtttgtactgtgtttcttagaaaaaaaaagatcccaaAACGGTTTAGATGATGTTTTTGGTTGATGTGGCGTTTACGCCacattgacgtggcacttaaaGTCATAGAAAAAGGTAGGACCCACATGCCAGTGATTGTCCAGTTAAAATAAAAAGATGTAGTGGGACCCACACCATCACAACTTtcctctcatcctcctcctcctgaatATGCCCGTCTCCTCCGCCGGCATCAACGCAGGCGCCTGGATCCTGCCACCAAGTCGTCGGATCCGACAAAGGCACCGTGCTCCTCCCCGAGGTCAGGCACGGCCACGCTACTTCCGGTCACCGCCGCCACACTCATCTCTCGAGAGCTCCACGGATAGCCAGGTGCAGAAGCTCGTCGCCTAACTCCTTGATGTCGTCATCCTCGTCACCTTCGTCCTCGTCGCGCTCTACTGCTACAGCTGCACGGCTTCCTTAAGAACTACAAGTGCTTCTCCACTTTCTTTGTCCTCTTCTTCATGGGCggtgccatcgccgccgctgccctccacCGCCTCAACACCCCTCTCGACGCCGCCACTACGCTCATGCTCCGCTGTGACGGCATCCCCAAGCGAGGGTGTTGCGTAGAATAACGTGGCGAGGAAGTCACTGAATGGGGCCCGCATGATCGACGGATTTCCAGGGCAGCGACAAGGAGACGCATCCCCGACGCGACACTGCGCATGGGCGGGCTCGGTGCACCGCCTTCATGTATCGCATCCTGTGCACCGCTGTGGGAGGAAGGTGTGAGCAGACAAGCTCGGCGTCGGCAGCGGGACAGACTCGTTGACAGCGCCCGGCTTCACCCTGAGCTCGTCATTGCGGCCTTTCCATTGATGAGCGCACTGGAAAGAGATGGGGGAAGAAAGGGGACAGGAGGAATAGGAAGAAAATGTGGTTTCATTGATATGTTGggtccatattttttttacttttttttttgtttttggatcCACATCAGCTTACGATACTGTCTTAGAGCTATGTTTGTATCAGTTTTCAAGTTGAGAGATATGTTATATCTGGGATTGTGGTTGGAGGATATAATTCGAACTCGATgtcaagttgagggaccttaaGTGAACTTAGGGTCTAtttactttgatgccattttcaaccataccattttttttaaagttgtcaaaaaaatatctacgtttagtttgttgccaaatttgatcaatatataagaaatcctgtcaaaattttgacaatattatgGCATTGTCAAAActtagtaaggtttattttggctataatctgaacagACCCTTAGTCCTTTAACAGGGCATATGCCCACCCATATTGTCAGCCTGACAACGGTCCATTTGGCGAACGACTCATCCCACGGGCCAACTTTTTCAGCACTCCTCGAGCCAACTCCTCGCAATTCCAGCGCTCGCGGAGGGGGGCTGCTAGCTGGCGCGTGCTCGCTAACAGCGAGCACCTCCCTAACTACTCTATAGTATTAGTTAGCACCCACTTAACACTAATGACAAGTAATTAGGGAAGAttctcaagattttttttcttttttcgggagatttttttactaacagcttgaaaacttttaagtcagatttaaaaacttttgatttatgatttaaattttaaagtcaaattttgaaaactttccattcggatttgaaaactttcaactcagattcgaaaactttcaagtccagatttgaaagttttgaaaactttcaacttgagatttcaaaactttcaactcagatttgaaaactttcaactcgagattcgaaaactttcaggtccagatttgaaaaaaatttcaaatcgagatttgaaaattttcaactcaagatttgaaaactttcaagttgattcaaaaactttcaagtacatatttgaaaattttgaaaactttcaacttgaaatttgaaaactttcaactcgagatttgaaaattttcatgtccaaatttaaaaattttaaagttaagatttaaaaattactagtaaactaatcactagtaaaaataggaaactaatctATCCATATGGCAAGAATAACAAAcagcgaaaaaaaataaaaatgaaaaaacggaggcgtaaaaacaaaagagaaacgCAAGGGTGTATGTGCATGGGTCTTAATGGGCCGGCATG is part of the Oryza glaberrima chromosome 4, OglaRS2, whole genome shotgun sequence genome and encodes:
- the LOC127771032 gene encoding pentatricopeptide repeat-containing protein At5g13770, chloroplastic: MAKCYSEWPPLPPLHPPRRTPSQTSLWTIRRQLASFVLHCSRSCASPLLEPKNLPDEFHAVSASTPAPVPVPVSPLPDAPKLGISNKFIRGLCSDRQTEQLAFECYRRALHQPEFLPDKKTMNALTVQLLRAKQWSSLEFLVEDFRAYGVMPERRTCARLVASCVKARKFGLADMVLGVLEGKRGAPAAVAFSSAMQAYNKLHMYRSTLLVYERMRAARLSRDADAYRAVMAACGALGKPEMVASLLKQYKSHKWYPSESCVETYAIVCDALGRAGRASDALKCLREMEADGIAPNATIYSSTIRSLADAHESSAAEDLYNEAWKKGMLGDPDMFLKVIVMHVEAGRVEKTMGVAKDMRETGLRVTDCILSTIVNGFVKRRGLKPAIRAYDKLIALGCEPGQVTYASVINVYCQLGRSDRAESVFSEMIDRGFDKCVVAYGNMISMYGKISRASDAMRLLAVMKKKGCEPNIWVYNSLLDMHGRLGNSRQAEKIWKEMMRRKIQPDRISYTAIINAFNRSGELDRCMDLYQEFRETGGKVDTALAGLMVGVFSKCSRFNELIELLKDMQGTRLDRRLYLTVLRSLRDAGLEVHVKWLQTNFSFVEEKT
- the LOC127771034 gene encoding uncharacterized protein LOC127771034, producing MASGWAQLPDDLLDNVAQRTAGIKDYVRLRAVCKSWRSFLRPRSRPPWLMLPYDPCSESCVRGFLDASDGTVHEIDLPDTRGKRCCGSSHGWLVLERWPDVWLLNPATRERVQLPPLMRRGEALAPPRFMERGARERWEDCAYRSLRRPLLQREVRVAALSSDPSVVDGGCTVVVLLGADEEAVFCRPTDASWTPLACPAGAFAAVDVACQSGLFHLVSHHGRVAVFDLVSPLREVPTRRDRLHALAHTWDGRCLVQRRGGCGHEPLLLATWSGGGGAGELAVFRLGSDGWWTEADDVGEDVVLLAAANSGCLGFDTATCTGSNKGMLVSPVTY
- the LOC127769877 gene encoding protein OXIDATIVE STRESS 3-like produces the protein MEAYMLFSRREGMIRCDEQEEDIGCPSESELSLSSSSEGMELADDASSSGSSSSAAGHFEMSSLMTELPLKRGLSKFFDGKSQSFASLAAVGGLEDMAKPMRKRLKTSRSCGVGLGLQDAHRRGRLSPRPLCGNASAASFKKVSKGGQLSVLGASRRTRSPATAAISPRPEGMPGQALLFA